Genomic segment of Paenibacillus sp. FSL R5-0623:
CCGATCTTCGTGGAGTTAACCGTCTTCGAGAGGGCTTCAAGCGACAGGCTGACAGAGACGACACCATGGCCATCCGCTGAGGTCTGAGCTACCGAAGCAACAACATTGCCGGTATTGCTTGATAAGTAGGGGGTGATCACGGTAGGGACATCTTTGTTCTGCGTAGCAGCCTGATACCACGGGCGTTCGCGCGGGTCATATCCTTCTTTGTTCACCGCAGTTACAGGGGAGTTAATATACACGCCCTGATCGGTACCGATGGAGGCAAGTTCCACGTCATCATGTGTTTCCTTATACGCGTCGAGCAAGGTACGGATGGTATCTGTTTCGTCACCCTGATTGGGTCCGACATTGCCTGCATCCAGCTGACTTGCCAGGAAATCAACATTTTTGCGTGTTGCACCAATGATCTGGTCAATAGTTTGGTTGAGCACAGTAACACTGCTGATCGCGTTCTCATACATTTTCTCTTCAACCTTGGCATCGGCTGTTTGGAACGAGATAATGCCCAGACTAATGGTTGGAATGAGCAATACAATGGCAAATGATAAAATTAGTTTCTCTCTCATCTGCATCGTTCTTTTGACCCCTTGTTTACGAATTTTTTTCATACACATTCCCCCTCTGTGTAACCCATCCCCATGTCTAGTGGACAAGCCCATCTGGTAAAAGATATTTCATTCCATCCTTTCCAGAAGTTTCTGGTGCTATCGTATGACAAATTTCGCGTTTATTCAACATAATTTATGAGTTTCGCGAAAATATTTTTCGATTTTGTAGGTATTTAGGATTAGATCTGTTCTATAAAAAGTAATCTGTCTCTCCCTTAGTGCACATCTTGTGGTATATTTCTGAATTAATGTGGTACGAAAAATGCACCTGAATAAGTACTCATCCATATATATCGGTTTATGGGGACAGAAATTGGAGAGGGGGCGTACGGCAGTTGGACCAAAGTACACTACAGATATCTGGACAGGAGAACATGGAAGAGGTCCAGGATCAGGCTACATTCATGCAGGGGGTCAAAGATTGTATCCCAACCCTGCTTGGTTATTTGAGTATAGGTTTTGCAGCGGGTGTCATTGAAATGACCGCAGGTCTGAGTCTGGCGGAAACGGCACTGCTCAGCCTGATTTTATATGCAGGATCGGCTCAGTTCATTGCAGCAGGCATGCTTGCATCGAATGGATCAGCAGTAGCCATCATGTTCACCATATTTTTTGTGAATCTTCGTCATTTGCTGCTCAGTGCAGCTGTATCACCGTATTTTCGGCATCTGACCCCGCTTAAAAATATGTGGATTGGTTCACTGCTTACCGATGAGTCTTTCGGCGTGGCGATGACACGTGCAAT
This window contains:
- a CDS encoding AzlC family ABC transporter permease — its product is MEEVQDQATFMQGVKDCIPTLLGYLSIGFAAGVIEMTAGLSLAETALLSLILYAGSAQFIAAGMLASNGSAVAIMFTIFFVNLRHLLLSAAVSPYFRHLTPLKNMWIGSLLTDESFGVAMTRAIGRERLSERWMHGLNITAYLNWFVANMAGAYFGRWITNPERLGLDYALPAMFIGLVVLQLVHRKNKKIHINVAIIAVVCVIFASMASLGSMSVIVAAVIAATMGVFMERWK